The following coding sequences lie in one Leptospira inadai serovar Lyme str. 10 genomic window:
- a CDS encoding O-antigen ligase family protein, which produces MPIPKKTEPMLVRTRVLISGIVCIVTVSFLFSFLFYYPLSFRFPIIGCAFLWIGICFLKPMSGLFLLFAVLPLFGNHPGGRFMEIADFLLLTWLCGAYYNAKRADARILIFFKSIGGMLSGGFVFAGFLGLFFQPDIVRDWEHYRTNPFFFFRSGELEPMYPVKMILVTISIYLLFVLAGALNREKGGFRIPTVLFGGLLTGFSATFILGYLEFIFPKVSGWLDFYHIWLGGYVDRNVPHSVLPFRFSDDRSIQSLFWNRSWYAMYLIACLPFAALSLTAFIKKGRSAVFGYNISFLLISCLVFGFGFTLVLVGARGAILAFGVSIFCFLSISVLSLKKDGKFGRTLALRTTLVLLCLALLFPFLFAKGLGFLSGGEERKELFSAGILLSSYSPIFGGGMESYAWGNEHFLKGIDKGSRLHSSHNQFLQVLSGEGVFGLFFFCALWGTAIVRGIRFSIGNKGIVHRIILSSLLGIFAYSCVQEWFFLRAIQIPFWILILSITGKRRATAREFKFIVFLFCGLLVAALYLSGKKTSRFGTFFPPDRPGESYLLEGSGWMKISAPRKMILEADFPFLQEATNRKRILKLSNNDSEERVIHLEPRMKLEFSILPGELKWVCEVEDGPEIDERLNFFQRLLSKQVEDPEPRKICLKFSATP; this is translated from the coding sequence ATGCCGATCCCCAAAAAAACAGAGCCTATGCTTGTGCGCACGAGAGTTCTTATCTCCGGGATCGTTTGCATTGTTACGGTTTCATTTTTATTTTCTTTCCTTTTCTATTATCCGCTTTCGTTTCGTTTCCCGATCATCGGCTGCGCGTTTCTTTGGATCGGAATTTGTTTTTTAAAACCGATGTCCGGTTTGTTCCTTTTGTTTGCCGTTCTTCCTTTGTTTGGAAATCATCCGGGCGGACGCTTTATGGAAATCGCAGATTTTCTATTGCTGACTTGGCTTTGTGGAGCCTATTACAACGCGAAGCGAGCGGATGCTCGCATTCTTATTTTTTTTAAAAGTATAGGAGGAATGTTATCAGGCGGATTCGTTTTTGCCGGATTCCTAGGACTATTCTTCCAGCCGGATATCGTAAGAGACTGGGAGCATTATCGAACCAATCCGTTTTTCTTTTTTCGTTCGGGTGAATTGGAACCTATGTATCCCGTAAAAATGATACTCGTAACGATTTCCATTTACCTCCTGTTCGTACTAGCCGGAGCCTTGAACCGGGAGAAGGGAGGTTTTCGAATTCCGACCGTTCTATTCGGCGGACTACTAACTGGCTTTAGTGCGACTTTTATTCTCGGGTATTTGGAATTTATCTTTCCTAAAGTATCCGGTTGGCTTGATTTCTATCATATATGGCTGGGAGGATACGTCGATCGGAACGTTCCTCACTCCGTACTTCCTTTCCGGTTCTCGGATGATCGAAGCATTCAATCTTTGTTTTGGAACAGAAGTTGGTATGCGATGTATTTAATCGCGTGTCTTCCGTTTGCGGCTTTGAGTTTAACGGCTTTCATCAAGAAGGGACGATCGGCCGTGTTCGGATATAATATTTCGTTTTTATTAATTTCCTGTTTGGTATTCGGTTTTGGATTCACGCTAGTTCTGGTCGGCGCTCGCGGAGCGATCCTGGCTTTCGGCGTTAGCATATTCTGTTTTCTATCGATAAGCGTATTGTCTTTGAAAAAGGACGGTAAATTCGGCAGAACGCTCGCATTGCGAACGACCCTCGTCTTACTTTGCTTGGCATTACTATTTCCTTTTCTTTTTGCGAAGGGCCTCGGATTTCTTTCAGGGGGAGAAGAGCGAAAAGAGCTGTTCTCCGCTGGTATTTTACTTTCTTCCTATTCTCCGATTTTTGGAGGGGGGATGGAATCCTACGCTTGGGGCAACGAACATTTTTTGAAGGGGATCGATAAAGGAAGCAGATTACATTCTTCTCATAATCAATTCCTGCAAGTTTTGTCGGGAGAAGGAGTTTTCGGTTTATTTTTCTTTTGCGCATTATGGGGAACCGCGATCGTTCGCGGAATTCGTTTTTCAATCGGGAATAAGGGAATAGTTCATCGAATCATACTGTCCTCCCTTCTCGGAATTTTCGCATATAGTTGTGTGCAAGAATGGTTTTTCTTGAGAGCGATACAAATCCCTTTTTGGATATTGATATTATCAATTACGGGTAAGCGAAGAGCGACCGCCCGCGAATTCAAATTCATAGTCTTTCTCTTTTGCGGACTCCTCGTTGCAGCCCTTTATTTGTCCGGCAAAAAGACCTCCCGATTCGGGACGTTTTTCCCGCCGGATCGACCCGGAGAATCGTATCTATTGGAAGGGTCTGGATGGATGAAAATTTCGGCGCCCAGAAAAATGATCTTGGAAGCCGATTTTCCTTTTTTACAAGAAGCCACGAACCGAAAACGAATTTTAAAACTCTCTAATAATGATTCGGAGGAGAGGGTAATCCATCTGGAGCCTAGGATGAAGTTAGAGTTTTCGATTTTGCCCGGAGAATTGAAATGGGTCTGCGAGGTCGAGGACGGACCGGAAATCGACGAACGGCTGAATTTCTTTCAAAGACTTCTATCCAAGCAAGTGGAAGATCCGGAGCCGAGAAAAATCTGTCTTAAATTTTCCGCGACTCCATAA
- a CDS encoding TIGR04452 family lipoprotein, which yields MISLKRFLTILLVFFISIHCNNLGYAGPGGVRGSDAKLKIKEAVSDENDLFVAQIYPLLLNPPSCTNYGGARATRLSGFDALALKDFFAKVRNFTIQDTKVYTQSSLDKCTSTIRNIGVTFDIQYAQAVQLYATCNSAPQPIDLGSYIIYTSCQLEDAGIIQWNKTKIP from the coding sequence ATGATATCATTAAAACGATTCCTGACGATTCTGCTGGTATTTTTCATTTCGATACATTGCAATAATCTCGGATACGCCGGCCCGGGAGGAGTCAGAGGATCCGATGCAAAATTAAAAATCAAGGAAGCAGTGAGCGATGAGAACGACCTTTTCGTAGCACAGATCTACCCTCTCCTACTCAATCCTCCGAGTTGCACCAATTACGGAGGGGCCAGAGCCACCCGATTAAGCGGTTTCGATGCGCTTGCGTTAAAGGATTTCTTCGCTAAAGTCAGGAACTTTACGATCCAAGATACTAAAGTTTATACCCAATCTTCCTTGGATAAATGTACTTCAACGATTCGGAATATAGGAGTTACGTTCGATATACAATACGCGCAAGCGGTTCAACTTTATGCCACTTGTAATTCCGCTCCGCAGCCGATCGATCTAGGCTCTTACATCATCTATACTTCCTGTCAATTAGAGGACGCAGGAATCATTCAATGGAATAAAACGAAAATTCCTTAA
- a CDS encoding methylmalonyl-CoA mutase family protein, producing the protein MEAQAYNPKHKLKFVTAASLFDGHDASINIMRRILQSSGVEVVHLGHNRSVKDIVECAIQEDVQGIAVTSYQGGHVEYFKYMIDLLKEKGAGHIKVFGGGGGTILPQEIRELEAYGVTKIYSPDDGRALGLQGMINDLLTKSDFLPPMTFNGDLHGALRTRNPIAIAQSISLVESITDKNNSDIPAGGKLDFPPPSRVIPVVGITGTGGAGKSSLTDELVRRFIQDFPSKTIAIVSVDPSKRKTGGALLGDRIRMNSISHPNVYMRSFATREANIALNKNVKKSLEILRSSEFDLIIVETAGIGQSDSEITEVADISLYVMTPEFGAATQLEKIDMIDYADLISVNKCDKRGAQDAIRDVQKQFQRSRKLFEESPDEMPVYGTIASQFNDPGTNNLYAALISALNSKFDLGWNSTFSITKETSQKIHIIPPERQRYLSEIAEECEKYDSFAENEASLAEVLYRIQGAIEVLRERGKNTADLEKEFHGKEAQLRPETRDLLRNWETKIGKYSGDFFTYSVRDKEIKVPNFTKSLSNISIPKVAVPKFRNWGEIVRWSYRENFPGEFPFAAGVFPFKRTGEDPTRMFAGEGGPERTNARFHYVSLGMPAQRLSTAFDSVTLYGEDPGERPDIYGKIGNSGVSIATLDDAKKLYSGFDLCKPSTSVSMTINGPAPMLLSFFLNAAIDQSCEKYIRSEGKTKEIQEKIQAIYRAKGVPTPVYKGEIPKGNDGLGLLLLGITGDQVLSREVYEKLKAETLTTVRGTVQADILKEDQAQNTCIFSTEFALKLMGDIQENFIRNKVRNFYSVSISGYHIAEAGANPITQVAFTLANGFTYVEYYLSRGMKIDDFAPNLSFFFSNGIDAEYAVIGRVARKIWAKSMKNKYGAGERSQMLKYHIQTSGRSLHAQEIAFNDIRTTLQALYAIYDNCNSLHTNAYDEAITTPTEDSVRRAMAIQLIINRELGLANNENPLQGSFIIDELTDLVEQAILAEFRRISERGGVLGAMERMYQRNKIQEESLHYEHLKHNGYIPVVGVNTFLGKDGSPTILPDEIIRSTDEEKKVQIVQLRKFQERNRDEAPVALQKLQEACIEDSNSFDQLMEASKVCSLGQMTQALYEVGGQYRRNM; encoded by the coding sequence ATGGAAGCGCAAGCATACAATCCTAAACATAAACTAAAGTTCGTTACTGCTGCATCTCTCTTTGACGGACACGACGCTTCCATCAATATCATGAGACGAATACTACAATCCTCCGGAGTGGAAGTCGTTCATCTCGGGCATAATAGATCCGTAAAGGACATCGTGGAATGCGCGATCCAGGAGGACGTGCAAGGAATCGCAGTCACGAGTTACCAAGGCGGTCACGTAGAATATTTCAAGTACATGATCGATTTATTAAAGGAAAAAGGAGCCGGTCATATCAAAGTTTTCGGAGGAGGCGGAGGTACGATTCTTCCGCAGGAAATCCGAGAATTGGAAGCGTACGGAGTTACTAAAATTTATTCTCCGGATGACGGAAGGGCCCTGGGACTCCAGGGCATGATCAACGATCTGCTGACAAAATCCGATTTTCTTCCGCCTATGACGTTCAACGGGGATCTTCATGGCGCCTTAAGAACCCGAAACCCGATCGCCATCGCCCAATCCATTTCTTTGGTCGAAAGTATTACGGATAAAAATAACTCAGACATTCCTGCCGGAGGAAAGTTGGATTTCCCTCCCCCGTCTCGCGTAATTCCGGTTGTCGGAATTACCGGAACGGGTGGCGCAGGAAAATCGTCTCTTACGGATGAGCTCGTTCGCCGATTCATACAGGATTTTCCAAGCAAGACGATCGCAATCGTTTCGGTCGACCCTTCCAAGAGAAAGACCGGCGGAGCTTTGTTGGGAGATAGAATTCGTATGAATTCCATCTCTCATCCGAACGTGTATATGCGGTCCTTCGCAACCAGAGAGGCGAATATAGCTTTAAACAAGAACGTAAAAAAGAGTCTGGAAATTCTAAGAAGTTCCGAATTCGATTTGATCATTGTCGAAACCGCCGGAATCGGCCAGAGCGACTCGGAGATCACCGAAGTCGCGGACATCAGCTTATATGTAATGACTCCCGAATTCGGAGCCGCGACCCAGCTTGAAAAAATAGATATGATCGATTACGCCGATCTCATCTCCGTAAATAAATGCGATAAGCGGGGAGCTCAGGACGCAATTAGGGACGTGCAAAAGCAGTTCCAACGATCTCGAAAACTCTTTGAAGAATCTCCGGATGAAATGCCCGTCTACGGAACGATCGCATCCCAATTCAACGATCCTGGAACGAATAATCTGTATGCAGCGTTGATAAGCGCATTGAATTCGAAATTCGATTTGGGCTGGAACTCCACTTTCTCGATTACGAAGGAAACCAGTCAAAAAATTCATATTATCCCTCCGGAGCGGCAACGTTATCTTTCCGAAATCGCAGAGGAATGCGAGAAATACGATTCCTTTGCGGAAAACGAGGCCTCGTTGGCGGAAGTCTTATATAGAATCCAAGGAGCGATCGAGGTTCTTCGGGAAAGAGGAAAGAATACCGCCGATCTCGAAAAAGAATTTCATGGGAAGGAAGCGCAGCTTCGTCCCGAGACAAGGGACCTGCTACGCAATTGGGAGACGAAAATCGGCAAATACTCCGGCGATTTCTTTACCTATTCGGTTCGCGATAAGGAAATTAAAGTTCCAAACTTTACAAAATCTTTAAGTAATATAAGCATTCCGAAAGTAGCGGTTCCGAAATTTCGGAATTGGGGAGAAATCGTCCGCTGGTCTTACAGGGAGAATTTTCCGGGGGAATTCCCTTTCGCCGCCGGAGTTTTTCCGTTTAAACGAACCGGAGAAGACCCGACGAGAATGTTCGCGGGAGAAGGCGGCCCGGAACGCACAAATGCGAGATTCCATTACGTCAGTTTAGGAATGCCTGCGCAAAGATTGAGCACGGCCTTTGACTCGGTAACTCTGTACGGAGAAGATCCGGGGGAAAGACCCGATATTTACGGAAAAATCGGGAACTCAGGGGTCAGCATTGCAACGTTAGACGACGCGAAGAAACTCTATTCGGGATTCGACCTATGCAAACCTAGCACCTCCGTTTCCATGACGATCAACGGCCCTGCTCCTATGCTTTTGTCTTTTTTTCTAAACGCCGCTATCGATCAATCCTGCGAAAAATACATTCGATCGGAAGGGAAAACTAAGGAGATCCAGGAGAAAATCCAGGCGATTTACCGAGCGAAAGGAGTTCCAACGCCCGTTTACAAAGGCGAGATTCCCAAGGGCAACGACGGACTAGGTCTTCTTCTATTGGGAATTACGGGAGATCAGGTCCTAAGCAGAGAAGTTTACGAAAAACTCAAAGCCGAAACGTTAACTACGGTAAGAGGTACGGTTCAGGCGGATATTCTAAAGGAAGACCAAGCTCAGAATACCTGCATCTTTTCCACGGAATTCGCCCTAAAATTGATGGGAGACATTCAGGAGAATTTCATTCGGAATAAGGTGCGCAATTTCTATTCGGTTTCGATATCAGGATATCATATCGCCGAGGCTGGTGCAAATCCGATCACCCAAGTCGCATTCACTCTGGCGAACGGATTTACCTATGTTGAATATTATCTTTCTAGAGGAATGAAGATAGACGACTTCGCCCCGAATCTTTCGTTCTTTTTTTCCAACGGAATAGATGCGGAATACGCCGTGATCGGCCGGGTTGCCCGAAAAATTTGGGCAAAGAGTATGAAGAACAAATACGGAGCCGGCGAGCGATCTCAAATGTTGAAATACCATATTCAAACCTCCGGACGCTCTTTGCACGCACAGGAAATAGCGTTTAACGATATACGAACGACTCTTCAAGCGTTGTATGCGATTTATGATAATTGCAATAGCCTTCATACCAACGCGTATGACGAGGCGATAACGACTCCGACCGAGGACTCCGTTAGAAGAGCGATGGCGATTCAATTGATCATCAATCGAGAGTTAGGTCTGGCTAATAATGAGAATCCGCTACAAGGTTCCTTCATAATCGACGAATTAACGGATCTAGTCGAGCAGGCGATACTAGCCGAATTCCGGAGAATTTCTGAACGAGGCGGAGTATTGGGCGCGATGGAGAGGATGTATCAAAGGAATAAAATCCAGGAAGAATCGTTACATTACGAACATTTAAAACACAACGGCTATATTCCGGTGGTCGGAGTAAATACGTTTCTGGGAAAGGACGGCTCGCCTACGATCCTCCCCGATGAAATTATTCGCTCTACCGACGAGGAAAAGAAGGTCCAAATAGTTCAACTCCGTAAATTCCAGGAAAGAAATCGAGACGAAGCTCCGGTAGCATTACAAAAACTGCAAGAGGCTTGTATCGAAGACTCCAACAGCTTCGACCAGCTAATGGAAGCTTCTAAAGTATGCTCTCTTGGACAGATGACCCAGGCTCTTTATGAAGTGGGCGGACAGTATCGGCGAAACATGTAA
- a CDS encoding lysophospholipid acyltransferase family protein: MDEAAPQLGELESLFLIPREYARLFLKGFLHLIYDVEIQGVENIPASGGGVIISNHTDNLDVIVQGTSVTRKIVYLGKYELFHPQESMIELLKNPAFDNFPLSLIKTGLHATLNTLGSYQGKTLINWGGVPILRSHNITDSKSAAKYYEDLEKYMVNIISKGELVSVYPEGTRSEDGKLGAFKALAAKIAIQAGVPIFPTGIQGAWRMTKLDSFLSGRVFKTKIVYKIGKPILPSEFPKEPLKRAAKLLTEELEHRVADLSGSRRSNDKSSETQS; the protein is encoded by the coding sequence ATGGACGAAGCCGCGCCGCAATTAGGAGAATTGGAGAGTTTATTTCTTATCCCGAGGGAATATGCCAGACTTTTTTTAAAAGGATTCCTTCACCTGATCTATGACGTAGAAATACAGGGAGTCGAAAACATCCCCGCATCCGGCGGAGGAGTGATTATTTCGAATCATACGGATAATCTCGACGTGATCGTCCAAGGTACTTCGGTTACGAGAAAGATCGTCTATTTGGGAAAGTACGAACTCTTTCATCCTCAGGAATCCATGATAGAATTGCTCAAGAATCCGGCTTTTGATAATTTTCCGCTCAGCCTGATAAAAACCGGACTTCATGCGACATTGAACACTCTCGGGAGTTACCAGGGAAAAACGTTGATAAATTGGGGCGGAGTACCAATATTAAGATCTCATAATATTACGGATTCCAAATCCGCCGCAAAATATTATGAAGATCTCGAAAAATACATGGTGAATATTATTTCAAAAGGGGAATTGGTATCCGTTTATCCGGAGGGTACAAGGTCCGAAGACGGAAAACTCGGCGCATTCAAGGCCTTGGCCGCCAAAATCGCGATCCAGGCGGGTGTACCGATCTTTCCTACCGGAATTCAAGGAGCCTGGAGAATGACTAAATTGGATTCGTTTTTAAGCGGCAGAGTATTTAAAACCAAGATAGTTTATAAAATCGGAAAGCCGATACTTCCGTCGGAATTCCCCAAGGAACCTTTAAAGCGGGCCGCAAAATTATTAACCGAAGAGCTCGAACATCGGGTCGCCGATTTATCCGGAAGTCGTCGTAGCAACGACAAATCGAGCGAAACGCAATCATAG
- a CDS encoding phosphatase PAP2 family protein, producing MGWKSSVLSDGIFSNAPLEALHGFGLDAILGPLSIFFHYLGSTAFFMALVSFTYICLDRKIGIRMALGLMVAGVLNGTCKALLEFPRPAGLPFSAELGLSEPSFGFPSGHVQTAVVLYGTMFLHFKVRWLRGILPAFILLMPVTRMYAGLHFLGDVIGGFILGLSLLFGLELWFKKNRNLLEANFSDGKKLSSDRMKSYIILIIAITLPSVLLLEGSKMDQAYHSWEVVVSSSGALAGFGIGIVSNRSAGLDWNAGSNWMSFLVRIGITLLGILVFFIFLGELFKVLLPENPVARYVRYGIVCYYISHVSPFLLKRIKGGIYLL from the coding sequence ATGGGCTGGAAGAGTTCGGTATTGAGCGATGGGATTTTTAGTAATGCTCCTTTGGAAGCGCTTCACGGATTCGGATTGGATGCGATCCTGGGTCCGCTTTCAATATTCTTCCATTACTTGGGTTCGACGGCCTTCTTCATGGCCCTTGTCTCCTTCACCTACATATGTCTGGATCGCAAGATCGGAATTCGAATGGCGTTAGGATTGATGGTCGCAGGTGTTTTGAACGGAACTTGCAAAGCGTTATTGGAATTTCCTCGGCCTGCCGGTTTGCCTTTTTCCGCCGAGCTAGGCCTTTCGGAGCCTTCCTTCGGATTTCCTTCCGGACACGTTCAAACTGCCGTCGTCCTGTATGGCACGATGTTTTTGCATTTTAAAGTTCGATGGCTCAGGGGAATTTTACCGGCTTTCATTCTGCTTATGCCCGTCACTAGAATGTATGCGGGGCTGCATTTTCTGGGAGATGTGATCGGCGGTTTTATACTGGGCCTTTCACTTCTTTTCGGATTAGAATTATGGTTCAAAAAGAATCGGAATCTACTCGAGGCGAATTTTTCGGACGGCAAAAAACTTTCATCCGACCGTATGAAGTCTTATATAATTCTAATCATCGCGATCACGTTACCGAGCGTTTTGCTATTGGAAGGATCTAAGATGGATCAAGCGTACCATTCTTGGGAGGTGGTCGTCTCTTCCTCCGGAGCCTTAGCGGGATTCGGAATCGGGATCGTTTCTAATCGTTCTGCCGGTCTAGACTGGAATGCCGGCTCTAATTGGATGTCGTTTCTAGTGAGAATCGGAATCACCTTGCTTGGCATTTTAGTATTTTTCATTTTCTTGGGAGAACTCTTCAAAGTACTTTTGCCGGAAAATCCGGTTGCCAGATACGTAAGGTATGGGATCGTATGTTACTATATTAGCCACGTTTCTCCCTTTCTCTTAAAGAGGATCAAAGGAGGAATTTACTTACTTTAA
- a CDS encoding oligosaccharide flippase family protein, whose translation MSRLSDTLKVFPEAISRLRTSGFLRSFFSVGGSKVLASLLNFVFMVYSVRILSKNENGIFQYYSGFLPILLAIAEFGLPTALVKYLSPLTEDKKKIGVLLASSLWIKWGAFAALAVISGAAGILLHENALVVFLLVFGSFVLSFNTYFESIFVSFGQYQSLSLWYPLPNLFRLTILYFADQFTDRALNNLDILGIFTSAPALTIVLFFFLFPREKLNWVGEKEEIRIQTRELASFNRYAFLASLFAIVSDRMELFFLNRYHSNDAVASYGTALQPFSGFVILFSVLNSMIYPKLSRLTENGEFAKFLGKSILMASGLALLLGPWVLLSDWVFAALFSGKYPESVPVFQLLYPNYLLQLVFSPLGMALFALGQPRMLALLALVRLVSGLILDNLLIPEYGTMGAAGAFFLGQIPSWLLLSGYFLAYYRPSSK comes from the coding sequence ATGTCCCGACTATCGGATACCTTGAAAGTTTTTCCGGAAGCGATTAGCCGCCTCCGCACTTCGGGGTTCTTACGCTCCTTTTTTTCGGTAGGGGGTTCCAAGGTCCTTGCGTCCCTCTTAAATTTCGTATTTATGGTCTACTCGGTTCGAATACTGAGCAAAAATGAAAACGGTATTTTTCAATACTACTCCGGATTTCTGCCGATTTTGCTCGCCATCGCGGAGTTCGGACTGCCCACAGCGTTGGTCAAATATCTTTCTCCGTTAACGGAAGATAAGAAAAAAATCGGAGTATTATTAGCCTCATCCTTGTGGATTAAATGGGGCGCCTTCGCCGCGTTAGCCGTCATCTCGGGTGCGGCCGGAATTCTGCTTCACGAAAATGCGTTAGTGGTCTTTTTGCTCGTATTCGGAAGTTTTGTTCTTTCGTTTAATACGTATTTCGAGAGTATTTTCGTCTCTTTCGGACAATATCAATCACTCTCGCTCTGGTATCCTCTCCCCAATCTTTTTCGGTTAACGATATTGTACTTTGCCGATCAGTTTACGGATCGAGCATTAAATAATCTAGATATACTTGGGATCTTTACTTCCGCTCCCGCTCTAACCATCGTACTTTTCTTCTTTTTGTTTCCGAGAGAAAAGTTGAACTGGGTGGGTGAGAAAGAGGAGATAAGGATTCAGACCCGGGAACTGGCCTCCTTTAACAGATACGCTTTTTTGGCGTCTTTGTTTGCGATCGTGTCGGACAGGATGGAACTATTCTTCCTGAATCGTTACCACTCCAACGATGCCGTCGCCTCGTACGGAACCGCCTTGCAACCTTTCAGCGGGTTCGTGATCCTTTTTTCGGTTCTCAACTCGATGATCTATCCGAAACTTTCCAGGCTGACGGAAAACGGCGAGTTCGCAAAATTTCTAGGCAAATCGATTCTAATGGCAAGCGGATTGGCCCTGCTTTTAGGACCCTGGGTCTTGCTTTCGGATTGGGTGTTCGCGGCCTTATTTTCAGGTAAGTATCCGGAATCCGTCCCGGTTTTTCAATTATTGTATCCGAATTATCTTTTGCAATTGGTCTTTTCTCCGCTTGGAATGGCACTCTTTGCCTTGGGTCAACCGAGAATGCTGGCTCTTCTCGCATTAGTCCGATTGGTTTCCGGTTTGATATTGGACAATTTGTTGATCCCGGAATACGGAACTATGGGAGCCGCCGGCGCGTTTTTCTTAGGACAGATTCCGTCCTGGCTTCTTTTAAGCGGGTATTTTTTGGCCTATTACCGGCCGTCGAGTAAGTGA
- a CDS encoding ATP-binding protein: protein MKILFVDDEEVIRDLFQEIFGSEYELTLAGTAEQALEIADSDAFDLIITDIRLPRMNGIELITKLREKGVETPFIVITGNQDIQISINALRLGAVDFFLKPFRMEAIRYSLLRFRNLFYAGKDLVDKRFFQVRESRQKFALIPRLGNLNQYVHLILRSISHLPGLHSDDLLSLKVSLYELVGNAIEHGCARISYHQKQELMFKENDYFSYVDNICESKEEWIEVEVHYDDKQVTVILEDKGEGFDPDRVPDPVNDPNASQLSGRGIFLVRMNVDSLEYNGKGNRVTFVKKLQASVSVKG from the coding sequence ATGAAAATCCTTTTCGTAGATGATGAGGAGGTTATCCGGGATTTATTCCAGGAAATCTTCGGTAGCGAGTATGAACTCACGCTTGCAGGAACCGCAGAGCAGGCCCTGGAAATTGCCGACTCGGACGCGTTCGATCTTATCATCACGGATATCCGACTTCCGCGAATGAACGGAATCGAGTTAATAACGAAACTTCGAGAAAAAGGAGTGGAAACTCCCTTTATAGTCATTACCGGAAACCAGGACATCCAAATATCCATCAACGCACTTCGATTGGGAGCGGTGGATTTTTTCCTAAAACCCTTCCGAATGGAAGCGATCCGATATTCCCTGCTTCGATTCCGAAATCTTTTTTACGCGGGAAAAGATTTAGTAGATAAACGGTTTTTTCAGGTTCGGGAATCCAGACAGAAATTCGCATTAATTCCTAGATTAGGAAATCTTAATCAATATGTTCATTTAATTCTGCGCTCCATTTCTCATTTACCGGGACTTCATAGCGACGACCTTCTTTCTCTCAAAGTCTCCCTTTACGAATTGGTCGGAAACGCCATAGAACACGGCTGCGCTAGAATTTCCTATCATCAAAAACAGGAATTGATGTTTAAGGAAAACGATTACTTCTCCTACGTGGATAATATCTGCGAATCCAAGGAAGAATGGATCGAAGTGGAAGTCCATTACGACGACAAGCAAGTAACCGTCATCTTGGAAGATAAAGGGGAAGGTTTCGACCCGGATCGAGTCCCCGATCCGGTAAACGATCCTAACGCGAGCCAACTATCCGGACGAGGAATCTTTTTAGTCCGAATGAACGTCGACTCTCTGGAATATAACGGAAAGGGCAATCGGGTCACTTTCGTCAAGAAATTGCAGGCTTCCGTTTCCGTTAAGGGTTAA